One Neorhodopirellula lusitana genomic window carries:
- a CDS encoding OmpP1/FadL family transporter, with product MSKFGWAGMGLILFALMGENAYSQGVIISSAGPVHRGMGGASTAAPVTALGALYWNPATISGIQGSELEVGIDVLFTQHEVSSTVGPFSDTTEADPGTFPVPNFGFVHRIEDSRWSLGLGVNSVGGFKTNLTSSSTNPVLMPQPNGLGQVSSEASFLQIAPVACFEATERLSIAAGPIITTAQVGMQPFVFASANGDSTYSDGRATRYHWGGGAQAGLFYLLSDNWNLGASIKSTAWMETFEFDGVDENGLPRDLTAKIDLPMIVSMGAGYLGWEDWLLAADLRFIDYSNADGFGDRATYDGTGKLNGLDWSSVFAFAFGAQKAVTDRAFVRVGYSYNQNPIRNSESFYNVATPLIYEHILSCGGSFKLNEKLAISAAYSHYFENTRTGLVAPPTGAIAGSSVTNTVSADFLSFGIVMQQ from the coding sequence ATGAGTAAATTCGGTTGGGCGGGAATGGGATTGATCCTGTTCGCGTTAATGGGTGAGAACGCGTACTCGCAAGGCGTCATTATTTCTTCGGCGGGGCCGGTTCATCGAGGGATGGGCGGGGCATCAACCGCCGCACCGGTCACTGCCTTAGGTGCGCTCTACTGGAACCCCGCGACGATCAGCGGAATCCAGGGCTCGGAACTGGAGGTCGGGATCGACGTGCTTTTCACCCAGCACGAAGTGTCGTCCACCGTGGGGCCGTTTAGCGATACGACGGAAGCGGACCCAGGAACTTTTCCTGTGCCTAACTTTGGATTTGTTCACCGGATCGAAGATTCCCGATGGTCGCTGGGGCTCGGCGTCAACTCGGTCGGCGGTTTCAAAACAAACCTCACCTCGAGTTCGACCAATCCGGTTTTGATGCCGCAACCCAATGGACTGGGGCAGGTCAGTTCGGAAGCATCGTTTCTGCAGATTGCGCCCGTCGCTTGTTTTGAGGCTACGGAGCGTCTGTCCATTGCAGCCGGGCCGATCATCACGACGGCACAAGTTGGGATGCAGCCGTTCGTATTTGCATCCGCGAATGGCGATAGCACGTATTCCGACGGTCGGGCAACGCGTTACCACTGGGGTGGAGGTGCCCAAGCAGGGCTGTTTTACCTGTTGAGCGATAACTGGAATCTGGGGGCGTCGATCAAGAGCACCGCTTGGATGGAAACGTTTGAGTTTGATGGTGTCGACGAGAATGGTTTGCCGCGTGATTTGACCGCGAAAATTGACCTACCCATGATTGTGTCAATGGGAGCCGGCTATCTGGGCTGGGAAGATTGGTTGCTGGCGGCGGACCTTCGATTCATTGACTACAGCAATGCCGATGGCTTCGGTGACCGGGCGACTTACGACGGTACGGGGAAGCTGAACGGGCTGGATTGGAGCAGCGTTTTCGCCTTTGCTTTCGGGGCCCAGAAAGCAGTGACGGATCGTGCGTTCGTGCGGGTTGGCTATTCCTATAACCAGAATCCGATTCGAAATAGCGAGTCGTTTTACAACGTGGCGACGCCGCTGATCTACGAGCACATTCTTAGTTGCGGCGGATCATTCAAACTGAATGAGAAGCTGGCGATCAGCGCGGCCTATTCGCACTACTTTGAAAACACAAGAACGGGGCTGGTGGCGCCTCCGACCGGTGCGATCGCCGGATCGTCGGTGACCAATACGGTCTCGGCTGACTTCTTGAGCTTCGGCATCGTGATGCAGCAGTAA